Proteins co-encoded in one Jeotgalibacillus malaysiensis genomic window:
- a CDS encoding branched-chain alpha-keto acid dehydrogenase subunit E2, which translates to MGIEKMTMPQLGESVTEGTIEKWLVQPGDTVNKYDPIAEVNTDKVNAEVPSSFTGVIKELIASEGDTLEVGEVICSIEVEGGGPAEETPSEPEEKSSETADQKQAAPAQKSEPKKSNVRYSPAVMKMSQEHGIDLSLVEGSGKEGRITRKDLQKIIDSGEMPKAKEEVRETPAEEVKTAPAAKASAPAPAQNIQSAPGDIEIPVTGVRKAIASNMLKSKHEAPHAWTMMEVDVTNLVQYRDSIKGDFKQKEGFNITYFAFFVKAVAQALKEFPQMNSMWAGDKIIQKKDINISIAVATDDALFVPVIKHADEKTIKGIGREINELAGKVRAGKLKSEEMQGGTFTVNNTGSFGSVQSMGIINHPQAAILQVESIVKRPVVMNNGMIAVRDMVNLCLSLDHRVLDGLVCGRFLQRVKEILENTSENTSVY; encoded by the coding sequence TTGGGTATTGAAAAAATGACGATGCCTCAGCTTGGTGAGTCAGTTACAGAAGGTACGATTGAAAAATGGCTTGTACAGCCGGGAGATACTGTAAATAAATATGACCCAATTGCTGAAGTGAATACAGATAAAGTAAACGCAGAAGTGCCATCCTCTTTCACAGGGGTAATCAAAGAGCTGATTGCAAGTGAAGGTGATACGCTTGAAGTTGGCGAGGTAATCTGTTCAATTGAAGTAGAAGGCGGCGGACCAGCTGAAGAAACACCGTCAGAGCCTGAAGAAAAATCTTCTGAAACTGCTGATCAGAAGCAGGCTGCGCCAGCACAAAAGTCAGAGCCTAAAAAATCAAATGTCAGATATTCTCCTGCTGTGATGAAAATGTCACAGGAACATGGAATTGATCTGTCGCTAGTTGAAGGATCAGGAAAAGAAGGCAGAATTACAAGAAAAGACCTTCAAAAGATCATTGACTCTGGTGAAATGCCGAAAGCTAAGGAAGAAGTGCGTGAAACACCAGCTGAAGAAGTAAAAACTGCACCTGCTGCAAAAGCTTCTGCTCCTGCACCGGCACAAAATATCCAGTCTGCACCGGGCGACATTGAAATTCCGGTTACAGGTGTCAGAAAAGCAATTGCAAGTAATATGCTAAAAAGCAAGCACGAGGCACCTCATGCATGGACAATGATGGAAGTGGATGTAACGAATCTTGTTCAATATCGTGATTCAATTAAAGGGGACTTTAAGCAAAAAGAAGGTTTCAATATTACTTATTTTGCTTTCTTTGTAAAAGCAGTAGCACAGGCCCTTAAGGAATTCCCTCAGATGAATTCAATGTGGGCAGGAGATAAGATTATTCAGAAGAAAGATATTAATATTTCAATTGCTGTAGCAACAGATGATGCACTTTTCGTTCCTGTTATTAAACATGCAGACGAAAAAACAATCAAAGGAATCGGACGTGAGATCAATGAGCTTGCAGGCAAAGTTCGCGCAGGCAAGTTGAAGTCTGAGGAGATGCAGGGCGGAACATTTACGGTTAATAATACCGGTTCATTTGGTTCTGTTCAGTCTATGGGAATTATCAATCACCCGCAGGCTGCAATTTTGCAGGTTGAGTCGATTGTGAAGCGTCCTGTCGTGATGAATAACGGGATGATTGCAGTCCGTGATATGGTTAATCTATGTCTATCACTAGATCACCGCGTGCTTGACGGGCTTGTTTGCGGCAGATTCCTGCAGCGTGTTAAAGAAATTCTTGAAAACACATCTGAAAATACGTCAGTCTATTAA
- a CDS encoding 2-oxoisovalerate dehydrogenase subunit beta has translation MPVMSYIDAVTLAMKEEMERDERVFVLGEDVGKKGGVFKATNGLYDQFGEDRVIDTPLAESAIAGVGIGAAMYGMRPIAEMQFADFIMPAVNQIISEAAKIRYRSNNDWSCPMVIRAPYGGGVHGALYHSQSVEAVFANQPGLKIVMPSTPHDVKGLLKAAIRDDDPVMFFEHKRAYRLIKGEVPDEDYTIEIGKADVKREGEDITVITYGLCVHFALQAAERLAEDGYSVHVLDLRTIYPLDKEAIIEAASKTGKVLLLTEDTKEGSIMGEVSAIIAENCLFDLDAPIMRLAGPDVPAMPYAPTMEKFFMVNPDKVEKAMKELAEY, from the coding sequence ATGCCGGTAATGTCATATATTGACGCTGTTACATTAGCAATGAAAGAAGAAATGGAACGGGACGAGCGCGTGTTTGTCCTTGGAGAAGATGTAGGGAAAAAAGGTGGCGTATTTAAAGCGACCAACGGATTATATGATCAGTTCGGTGAAGATCGCGTCATTGATACACCGCTTGCTGAATCAGCAATCGCTGGAGTGGGTATTGGTGCTGCAATGTATGGTATGCGTCCGATCGCTGAGATGCAGTTTGCAGACTTTATTATGCCTGCTGTGAACCAGATTATTTCAGAAGCAGCAAAGATCCGCTATCGATCGAACAATGACTGGAGCTGTCCAATGGTCATCCGTGCACCTTATGGCGGCGGTGTTCACGGTGCACTTTACCACTCCCAGTCAGTAGAAGCTGTATTTGCAAATCAGCCTGGACTGAAAATTGTGATGCCATCTACGCCTCACGATGTAAAAGGACTTTTAAAGGCTGCGATTCGTGATGATGATCCTGTTATGTTCTTTGAGCATAAGCGTGCCTACCGCCTGATCAAAGGTGAAGTGCCTGATGAGGATTACACAATTGAAATTGGTAAAGCAGATGTAAAACGTGAAGGTGAAGACATTACAGTTATCACTTACGGGCTCTGCGTTCATTTTGCCCTGCAGGCAGCTGAACGTCTTGCAGAAGATGGTTACAGTGTTCACGTACTGGACCTGCGCACAATTTATCCGCTTGATAAAGAAGCAATCATTGAAGCTGCTTCAAAAACAGGAAAAGTACTTCTGTTAACAGAAGATACAAAAGAAGGCAGCATTATGGGTGAGGTTTCTGCCATTATTGCAGAAAACTGTCTATTTGATCTGGACGCGCCAATCATGCGTCTTGCAGGACCTGATGTGCCGGCAATGCCTTACGCGCCGACAATGGAAAAATTCTTTATGGTGAATCCTGATAAAGTAGAAAAAGCAATGAAAGAACTTGCTGAATACTAA
- a CDS encoding 2-oxoisovalerate dehydrogenase subunit alpha — protein MTKSRHEELGLSNEDVLKIYETMLMARRIDERMWLLNRSGKIPFVISCQGQEAAQVGAAYALDTEKDFALPYYRDMGVVLHFGMTARELMLSGFAKAEDPNSGGRQMPGHFGHKAKRIVTGSSPVTTQVPHAVGLALAGKMEKKDLVTFVTFGEGSSNQGDFHEGANFAGVHKLPVIFMCENNKYAISVPIEKQLACENVSDRAIGYGMPGITVDGNDPLEVYKAVKEAADRGRRGEGPTLVETVSYRLTAHSSDDDDRAYRSPDEVAKAKSLDPIITFGAYLKENGVMDDALEKEINDRIMKEVNEATDYAEQAPYADPESALKYVYAEQE, from the coding sequence ATGACAAAATCACGTCATGAAGAATTAGGTTTATCTAATGAAGATGTACTGAAAATATATGAAACGATGTTAATGGCCAGACGTATTGATGAGCGTATGTGGCTATTAAACAGATCAGGTAAAATTCCTTTTGTTATCTCATGTCAGGGACAGGAAGCAGCTCAGGTTGGTGCTGCGTATGCACTTGATACGGAAAAAGACTTTGCACTGCCTTACTACAGAGACATGGGCGTAGTGTTGCACTTTGGTATGACAGCACGCGAATTAATGCTTTCAGGCTTTGCAAAAGCTGAAGATCCGAACTCTGGCGGCCGTCAGATGCCGGGACACTTCGGCCATAAAGCAAAACGTATTGTAACGGGTTCTTCACCTGTTACGACTCAGGTTCCCCATGCTGTAGGTCTTGCACTTGCAGGAAAGATGGAGAAAAAGGATCTTGTGACATTTGTAACGTTTGGTGAAGGCTCATCGAACCAGGGTGATTTTCATGAAGGTGCAAACTTTGCAGGGGTACATAAATTGCCGGTTATTTTCATGTGTGAAAATAATAAATATGCAATCTCAGTACCGATCGAAAAGCAGCTTGCATGTGAAAATGTATCAGACCGTGCAATCGGCTACGGAATGCCTGGTATTACAGTAGATGGAAATGATCCGCTTGAAGTCTATAAGGCTGTGAAAGAAGCAGCTGACAGAGGCCGTCGCGGAGAAGGACCAACACTTGTTGAAACTGTATCATACCGATTAACTGCCCACTCATCTGATGATGACGACCGTGCTTACCGCTCTCCGGATGAAGTGGCAAAAGCGAAGTCACTTGACCCGATTATTACGTTTGGTGCTTACCTGAAGGAAAACGGTGTAATGGATGATGCGCTTGAAAAAGAAATTAATGACCGTATTATGAAAGAAGTTAATGAAGCAACAGATTATGCAGAACAGGCGCCTTACGCTGATCCGGAATCTGCATTAAAATACGTATACGCAGAACAAGAATAA
- a CDS encoding dihydrolipoamide dehydrogenase, which yields MAEEYDLVILGGGTGGYVAAIRASQLGLKTAIVEKGKIGGTCLHRGCIPSKALLRSAEVYATAKNADDFGVEISEAVLNFTKVQKRKQAIVDQLHKGVQHLMKQGKIDVFDGFGRILGPSIFSPMPGTVSVEMTDGTENEMLIPKNVIIATGSRPRSLPDLNIDGTYVLSSDELLELEELPKSIIIVGGGVIGIEWASMLNDFGVEVTVLEYADRIIPTEDADVSKEMEKLLKKKGITIVTNAKVDAKSAKTGEETSISAEVKGEMVEYKAEKILVSVGRSANTEGIGLENTDIQVEKGFIKVNNKLQTKESHIYAIGDVIGGLQLAHVASHEGIHAVEHIANLDVEPIDYSLVSKCIYSSPEAASVGLTEQQAKDEGYDVKIGKFPFKAIGKALVFGKSDGFVKIVADKASNDILGVHMIGPHVTDMISEAGLARVLDATPWEVGQTIHPHPTLSEAIGEAALAVDGKAIHS from the coding sequence ATGGCAGAAGAATACGATCTCGTCATACTTGGCGGGGGCACTGGCGGTTATGTAGCAGCAATCAGAGCTTCCCAGCTGGGGTTAAAAACGGCAATAGTTGAAAAAGGTAAAATCGGTGGAACGTGTCTTCACCGTGGATGTATCCCTAGTAAAGCACTTTTAAGAAGCGCAGAAGTCTATGCGACAGCTAAAAATGCAGATGATTTTGGTGTTGAAATCAGTGAAGCAGTCCTGAATTTTACGAAGGTCCAAAAGCGTAAACAGGCGATTGTGGATCAGCTGCATAAGGGTGTTCAGCACCTGATGAAGCAGGGGAAAATTGATGTCTTTGACGGATTCGGCAGAATTCTTGGACCTTCTATTTTCTCTCCGATGCCAGGCACAGTATCAGTTGAAATGACTGATGGTACTGAAAATGAAATGCTCATACCTAAAAACGTCATTATTGCAACCGGCTCAAGACCGCGTTCACTGCCAGACCTTAACATTGACGGCACATACGTATTAAGTTCAGATGAATTGCTTGAGCTTGAAGAATTGCCAAAGTCAATCATAATTGTTGGCGGGGGCGTAATCGGTATTGAGTGGGCTTCTATGCTGAATGACTTCGGTGTTGAGGTAACGGTGTTGGAGTATGCGGATCGCATTATCCCTACTGAGGATGCAGATGTTTCTAAAGAAATGGAAAAGCTGCTAAAGAAAAAAGGCATTACAATTGTGACTAACGCTAAAGTAGATGCGAAAAGTGCTAAAACGGGTGAAGAAACGTCTATTTCAGCTGAAGTCAAAGGTGAAATGGTTGAATATAAAGCAGAAAAAATTCTGGTTTCAGTAGGCAGAAGTGCAAATACTGAAGGAATCGGCTTAGAAAATACTGATATTCAGGTGGAAAAAGGATTTATTAAAGTTAACAATAAACTCCAGACGAAGGAGTCACACATCTATGCAATTGGTGATGTGATTGGTGGTCTCCAGCTCGCACATGTTGCATCGCATGAAGGTATTCATGCAGTTGAGCACATTGCGAACCTGGATGTCGAGCCAATCGACTACAGCCTCGTTTCAAAATGTATCTATTCCAGTCCGGAAGCAGCAAGTGTAGGGCTAACAGAGCAGCAGGCAAAAGATGAAGGCTATGATGTGAAAATTGGGAAATTCCCATTTAAAGCGATTGGAAAAGCACTGGTTTTTGGTAAGTCAGATGGCTTTGTAAAGATTGTTGCAGATAAAGCTTCAAACGATATTCTGGGTGTTCATATGATTGGACCACATGTAACTGATATGATTTCCGAAGCGGGCCTTGCACGAGTACTTGATGCTACGCCTTGGGAAGTTGGTCAGACGATCCACCCTCACCCGACACTGAGTGAAGCGATCGGGGAAGCAGCTTTAGCAGTTGATGGAAAGGCAATTCATTCTTAA
- a CDS encoding butyrate kinase, whose translation MQDQQFRILVINPGSTSTKIGVFDSETAILEKTIRHETAEIDQFEKIIDQYQFRKKTILEALDEEGMNVSKLDAVCGRGGLLRPIEGGTYSVNDAMLKDLRQGYSGQHASNLGGIIAYEIAQGLNIPSFIVDPVVVDELSDTARVSGFSLIERKSIFHALNQKAVARRVAKELGKPYSESTFIVTHMGGGITVGVHHHGRVIDVNNGLHGDGPFSPERAGTVPAGDLVELCFSGDYYRDEIMKMLVGQGGLVGYLGTNDAVKVEQMIQKGDKKAEKVYNAMAYQVAKEIGAASAVIKGKADAIILTGGLAYGKGFVELISDRVDWIADVIVQPGENELQALAEGALRVLRNEETAKVYSAD comes from the coding sequence GTGCAGGATCAACAATTCAGAATTTTAGTCATTAATCCTGGTTCAACGTCAACTAAAATTGGCGTATTTGATAGTGAAACTGCGATTTTAGAGAAAACGATTCGTCATGAAACAGCTGAAATTGATCAATTTGAAAAAATTATTGATCAATATCAGTTCCGGAAGAAAACAATTCTTGAAGCGCTCGATGAAGAAGGAATGAATGTCTCAAAGCTTGATGCAGTATGCGGAAGAGGCGGACTTTTAAGACCGATCGAAGGCGGAACATACAGTGTGAATGATGCAATGCTGAAAGATCTGAGACAGGGGTACTCAGGGCAGCATGCTTCAAATCTTGGAGGCATTATTGCCTATGAGATTGCACAGGGACTTAATATTCCATCATTTATTGTCGATCCTGTTGTTGTCGATGAGTTATCTGACACTGCAAGGGTATCAGGGTTTTCTTTAATCGAGCGCAAAAGTATTTTTCATGCGCTGAATCAAAAAGCAGTAGCGCGACGTGTTGCCAAGGAGCTCGGAAAGCCTTACAGTGAATCAACTTTTATTGTAACGCATATGGGCGGTGGTATTACTGTTGGCGTGCACCATCATGGCAGGGTCATTGATGTAAATAACGGACTGCACGGGGATGGACCATTCAGTCCGGAGCGGGCAGGAACCGTACCGGCTGGAGATCTGGTGGAACTTTGTTTTTCTGGTGATTATTACAGAGATGAAATTATGAAGATGCTCGTTGGGCAGGGTGGTCTTGTCGGATACCTTGGCACCAATGATGCAGTTAAAGTTGAACAGATGATTCAAAAAGGCGATAAAAAAGCTGAAAAGGTATATAACGCAATGGCTTATCAGGTTGCAAAAGAAATCGGTGCAGCATCAGCAGTTATTAAAGGTAAAGCGGATGCGATTATTTTAACCGGTGGACTTGCTTATGGTAAGGGTTTTGTAGAACTGATCAGCGACCGGGTGGACTGGATTGCAGATGTGATCGTCCAGCCAGGAGAAAATGAGCTTCAGGCACTAGCAGAAGGTGCCCTGAGAGTTCTCAGAAACGAAGAAACTGCAAAAGTTTATTCAGCAGATTAG
- a CDS encoding leucine dehydrogenase, translating into MELFTYMEKYDYEQLVFCQDKNSGLKAIIAIHDTTLGPALGGTRMWTYDSEEDAIEDALRLAKGMTYKNAAAGLNLGGGKTVIIGDPLKDKNEEMFRAFGRYIQGLAGRYITAEDVGTTVKDMDLIHEETDYVTGISPAFGSSGNPSPVTAYGVYRGIKAAANEAYGSDSLEGKTIAVQGVGNVAFTLCRHLHEEGAKLIVTDINKESVQRAVDEFGAKAVEPNEIYGVDCDIFAPCALGAIINDNTLEVLKADVIAGAANNQLKETRHGDILHERGIVYAPDYVINAGGVINVADELYGYNRERAMKNVEKVYDNVARVFEIAKRDGVPSYLAADRMAEERIASMAKSRSQFLRSEHNILSRRS; encoded by the coding sequence ATGGAACTATTTACTTATATGGAGAAATATGATTACGAACAGCTGGTATTCTGCCAGGATAAAAATTCTGGATTAAAAGCGATTATCGCAATTCATGACACTACGCTTGGACCTGCACTTGGCGGTACAAGAATGTGGACTTATGACTCTGAAGAAGATGCGATTGAAGATGCACTGCGACTTGCAAAAGGAATGACATATAAAAACGCTGCTGCAGGACTGAATCTCGGTGGGGGGAAAACCGTTATCATCGGAGATCCTCTAAAGGACAAGAATGAAGAAATGTTCCGTGCGTTCGGACGTTACATTCAGGGGCTTGCAGGAAGATATATCACTGCTGAGGATGTTGGGACCACTGTTAAAGATATGGACCTGATTCACGAAGAGACCGATTATGTAACAGGGATCTCACCAGCATTCGGTTCATCAGGCAACCCTTCTCCAGTGACAGCATACGGAGTTTACCGCGGAATCAAAGCTGCAGCGAATGAAGCCTACGGCAGTGATTCTCTTGAAGGGAAAACAATTGCTGTGCAGGGTGTAGGAAACGTAGCGTTTACACTTTGCCGTCATTTACACGAAGAAGGTGCCAAGCTGATCGTCACTGATATTAACAAAGAATCAGTACAGCGCGCAGTAGATGAATTTGGAGCAAAAGCTGTTGAGCCGAATGAAATTTACGGTGTTGACTGTGATATTTTTGCACCATGTGCGCTCGGAGCAATTATTAATGACAATACACTTGAGGTATTAAAAGCGGATGTGATCGCAGGTGCTGCAAATAACCAGCTGAAAGAAACAAGACATGGAGATATTCTGCATGAGCGCGGCATTGTCTATGCACCTGATTATGTAATTAATGCAGGTGGTGTTATTAATGTTGCTGACGAATTATACGGATATAACCGCGAGCGTGCAATGAAAAATGTAGAAAAAGTATATGATAATGTAGCCCGCGTATTTGAAATCGCTAAGCGTGATGGCGTGCCAAGTTATCTTGCTGCTGACCGCATGGCTGAAGAGCGCATTGCAAGCATGGCGAAATCAAGAAGCCAGTTTTTGCGCAGTGAACATAATATTCTAAGCAGAAGATCATAA
- a CDS encoding phosphate butyryltransferase — protein MVRFEEIFSKAEAAAGATVAVASAEDYEVLKSVHMAVEKNLASFILVGDEKKIASMIQESFPDLTEPAISIQHAENTQNAALEAVKLVSSGKAGVLMKGHVETSILLKAVLNKEVGLRTGNVLSHVALFEVPAIDRSIFITDAAMNIAPDLNQKVQIIQNAVKIAHGAGVQNPSVAPLAAVETINPAMQATLDAAALTQMNRRGQIKGCVIDGPLALDNAISVKAAEHKGISGPAAGKADILLVPSIEAGNILYKSLMYFGNSKVGAVISGAKAPIVLTSRADSAESKLYSLALAICTSY, from the coding sequence TTGGTTCGTTTTGAAGAGATCTTCAGTAAAGCTGAAGCAGCAGCCGGAGCTACTGTCGCAGTAGCATCAGCTGAAGATTACGAAGTATTAAAGTCAGTACACATGGCAGTAGAAAAAAACCTTGCAAGCTTTATCCTTGTCGGAGACGAAAAGAAGATTGCGAGCATGATTCAGGAGTCTTTCCCTGATCTGACTGAGCCTGCTATCAGCATTCAGCACGCAGAAAATACACAGAATGCTGCACTAGAAGCGGTAAAGCTTGTCAGTTCAGGTAAAGCAGGTGTATTGATGAAAGGACATGTTGAAACATCAATTCTGTTAAAAGCTGTATTGAATAAAGAGGTTGGCTTAAGAACAGGTAATGTGTTATCTCATGTCGCACTATTTGAAGTGCCAGCGATTGACAGAAGTATTTTTATAACTGATGCCGCAATGAATATCGCACCTGATCTGAATCAAAAAGTACAAATTATTCAAAACGCAGTAAAAATTGCGCACGGTGCCGGCGTACAGAATCCATCTGTCGCACCTCTTGCGGCAGTTGAAACCATAAACCCTGCCATGCAGGCCACACTTGATGCAGCGGCGCTGACACAAATGAACCGGAGAGGCCAGATTAAAGGCTGCGTGATTGATGGGCCGCTCGCACTCGATAATGCCATTTCAGTAAAGGCTGCTGAACATAAAGGCATTTCCGGTCCGGCTGCGGGTAAAGCAGATATCCTGCTTGTCCCATCAATTGAAGCGGGAAATATTTTATATAAATCATTAATGTATTTTGGTAACAGCAAAGTTGGAGCAGTCATCTCAGGTGCCAAAGCACCGATTGTACTGACTTCAAGAGCTGATTCAGCAGAAAGTAAGCTGTATTCACTCGCGCTTGCAATCTGTACATCATATTAA
- a CDS encoding ATPase AAA produces MQKVLIVGAGRGGVALLQVMAESDAFQVYAVVDHDPQAPGLTLAQSLEIETGQDWRKYLSDQTDIIIDVTGDQETFDQLREARSRKTVLIPGSVASLVYQLLTEKESLISHLEHDSYIRELAMNSTHDGMIGIDCDHRIILFNDRAAEMIGINKDKALHQSIYQVVPLSGLPRIIETGRAENNQELMLDNGMKVVTTRIPMVNETGEVIGAFAVFKDITEVVNLAEEMTNLKEIQTMLEAIIQSSDDAISVVDEQGRGLMINRAYTRLTGLTEAEVINQPAEADISEGESMHMQVLKTRRPVRGVKMVVGPNRKEVAVNVAPIIVNGQLKGSVGVIHDLSEIHQLTSELDRARRIIRSLEAKYTFEDILGNSDEILLVTEQAKVASKTNTTVLLRGEQGSGKELFANAIHNGSERKYNSFLRINCGSMPAAFLLDTLFGTEESDGLFVQAGEGTVFLDEIGELSIEAQHRLLEALKSKEIKKQGSHEMIKLKARVITASHINLERAIAKGQFSEELYYYLSRLTLQLPPLRSHKQDIPVICDRLILKLNQSFGRTVKGISKDALGQLTEYEWPGNVRELENVLSRAMIFMDQKEEVIEQKHLIPLQSEQTFKRELNGPLAEQLENVEKEIIEQTLRKHNGNKTATAKELDISIRNLYYKIEKYQVESERSG; encoded by the coding sequence TTGCAAAAAGTGCTGATTGTCGGAGCCGGGCGTGGAGGTGTAGCCCTGTTGCAGGTGATGGCCGAAAGTGATGCTTTTCAGGTGTATGCAGTGGTTGACCATGATCCACAGGCACCGGGTCTTACTTTGGCACAATCATTAGAGATTGAAACTGGACAGGACTGGAGAAAGTATTTAAGTGATCAGACAGATATCATCATTGATGTGACAGGTGATCAGGAAACTTTTGACCAGCTGCGGGAAGCCAGGTCACGAAAGACGGTATTAATTCCCGGAAGTGTTGCTTCTCTGGTATACCAGCTGTTAACTGAAAAAGAATCACTGATTTCTCACCTGGAGCATGATTCTTACATAAGAGAACTCGCAATGAATTCGACACATGACGGTATGATCGGCATTGACTGCGATCATCGGATTATTTTGTTTAACGATCGGGCTGCAGAAATGATTGGTATCAACAAAGATAAAGCGTTACATCAGTCGATCTATCAGGTAGTGCCTTTAAGCGGACTTCCAAGAATTATCGAAACTGGACGTGCTGAGAATAATCAGGAGCTGATGCTTGATAACGGAATGAAGGTTGTGACAACTAGAATTCCGATGGTGAACGAGACAGGCGAAGTAATTGGAGCATTTGCTGTTTTCAAGGATATTACAGAAGTCGTCAACCTGGCTGAGGAAATGACAAACCTAAAAGAAATTCAGACGATGTTAGAGGCGATTATTCAATCGAGCGACGATGCGATATCTGTTGTAGATGAACAGGGCCGGGGTCTGATGATCAACAGAGCTTATACAAGGCTGACAGGTCTCACTGAAGCAGAAGTGATCAATCAGCCTGCAGAAGCGGACATCTCTGAAGGTGAAAGTATGCATATGCAGGTACTTAAGACGAGGCGTCCTGTACGCGGCGTGAAAATGGTAGTAGGGCCTAATAGAAAAGAAGTGGCAGTAAATGTAGCACCAATCATTGTGAACGGTCAGCTGAAAGGCAGTGTGGGTGTGATTCATGACCTGTCGGAAATTCATCAACTGACGAGTGAACTTGACCGCGCAAGAAGAATTATCAGGTCGCTAGAAGCGAAATATACATTTGAAGATATTTTAGGTAATTCAGATGAGATCCTTCTTGTAACGGAACAGGCAAAAGTCGCATCTAAAACCAATACAACGGTTCTGCTCCGTGGTGAACAAGGGAGTGGGAAAGAGCTGTTTGCTAATGCCATTCATAATGGCAGTGAACGGAAGTATAATTCGTTTTTGCGTATAAATTGCGGCAGTATGCCCGCTGCCTTTTTGCTTGATACACTTTTTGGTACGGAAGAATCGGACGGGTTATTTGTCCAGGCAGGTGAAGGGACAGTTTTTCTTGATGAAATAGGCGAGCTGAGTATAGAAGCACAGCATAGGCTGCTTGAAGCCCTTAAATCAAAAGAGATTAAAAAACAGGGCAGTCATGAAATGATCAAACTCAAGGCGAGAGTGATTACAGCATCACACATCAACCTTGAGAGAGCGATTGCCAAAGGCCAATTTTCAGAAGAACTGTATTATTATCTTTCGAGGCTGACACTTCAATTACCACCGCTCCGGTCTCATAAGCAGGATATCCCTGTGATATGCGACCGGCTTATCTTAAAGCTGAATCAATCATTTGGCAGAACAGTCAAAGGGATTTCAAAAGATGCACTCGGGCAGCTGACTGAATATGAATGGCCAGGAAACGTAAGAGAACTTGAGAATGTTTTGAGCAGAGCCATGATTTTTATGGATCAAAAAGAAGAAGTAATCGAGCAAAAACATCTGATTCCGCTTCAGAGTGAGCAGACGTTCAAGCGAGAATTGAACGGACCTTTAGCTGAGCAGCTTGAAAATGTTGAAAAAGAAATCATTGAACAGACGTTAAGAAAACATAACGGGAATAAGACTGCTACTGCGAAGGAACTCGACATTTCAATTAGAAATCTGTATTACAAAATTGAGAAGTACCAGGTGGAATCAGAAAGGAGTGGATAG
- a CDS encoding chemotaxis protein CheY — translation MDKMKVCIIDDNRELVSTLEAFINNQPDMEVTGTAYNGQEFLDMMEETPVDVCLLDIIMPHIDGLNALEKMKELELEKNPHVIMLTAFGQEDVTSKALELGASYFILKPFDMDNLLQVIRQVMGKKDRPVMSSAKREKSKKPNLDASITSVIHEIGVPAHIKGYMYLREAISMVYHDIELLGSITKILYPDIAKKFNTTSSRVERAIRHAIEVAWNRGNVDAITNMFGYTVSAAKSKPTNSEFIAMVADKLRLEHKAS, via the coding sequence GTGGATAAAATGAAGGTTTGCATTATTGATGATAATCGGGAACTGGTATCAACACTTGAAGCATTTATTAATAACCAGCCGGATATGGAGGTTACAGGCACTGCCTATAATGGCCAGGAGTTTCTGGATATGATGGAGGAGACACCTGTAGATGTGTGTCTGCTTGACATCATTATGCCTCATATTGACGGGTTGAATGCCCTTGAAAAAATGAAAGAACTTGAGCTTGAAAAAAATCCTCATGTGATCATGCTGACTGCATTTGGTCAGGAGGATGTTACGAGTAAAGCGCTGGAGCTTGGTGCCTCTTATTTTATCCTGAAGCCTTTCGACATGGACAATCTTCTGCAGGTAATCAGACAGGTAATGGGTAAAAAAGATCGCCCTGTCATGAGCAGTGCAAAACGGGAAAAAAGTAAAAAACCGAATCTTGATGCAAGTATCACAAGCGTCATTCACGAAATAGGTGTACCTGCGCATATAAAAGGGTACATGTACTTGAGAGAAGCAATCTCGATGGTTTATCACGATATTGAGCTGCTTGGTTCAATTACAAAAATACTGTATCCTGATATTGCAAAAAAATTCAATACAACATCTTCACGGGTAGAACGCGCAATCAGACATGCAATTGAAGTAGCGTGGAATCGTGGAAATGTCGATGCAATTACGAATATGTTCGGTTACACAGTATCAGCTGCAAAGTCAAAGCCGACCAATTCGGAATTTATTGCAATGGTAGCTGATAAACTCAGGCTCGAACATAAAGCAAGCTGA
- a CDS encoding peptidase, with amino-acid sequence MSGSPIIQNGKIIGAVSHVLIHQPNEGFALYIEDMLKEQAS; translated from the coding sequence ATGAGTGGCAGTCCGATTATTCAAAACGGAAAAATCATTGGTGCAGTATCCCATGTTCTTATACATCAGCCAAATGAAGGATTTGCGCTTTATATAGAAGATATGCTAAAAGAACAGGCCTCATAG